From one Candidatus Acididesulfobacter guangdongensis genomic stretch:
- the rpoB gene encoding DNA-directed RNA polymerase subunit beta, which produces MAKIKSEISNDRAGGFGNRSYNLENLDSIIIRKEFSKIKKVIDIPNLLDIQRKSYERFLQKDVSQDKRLNIGLQGVFNSVFPIKGFNNNFSLEFIGYTIGEPKYSIEECKQKGLTYSAPLRILVHLITYEEAESGSDENIPRDIKEQEVYFGEIPLMTENSSFVINGIERVIVSQLQRSPGVIYDKDKIRNDAQGKSYYTARIIPYRGSWLDFEFDQKDMVFVRIDRKRKFPVSILLKALGYSKDDILNNFYQEEIYKFEDGKFLRKIPKNFLGSIKIIADVRNPKTGEIIARKNKRVTKLIINKLEEAGVEFLPCEEEGIVGKYLIKDVLFEGDIIAKALQPITRDTLELFKKYGISEFSVYFIDDINVSSSILNTILADKLETKEEAFIDIYKRMRPGDPASLSSAQSFFENMFFNSERYDLSEVGRLKINNKLNMNKSLNDRILSPDDVLNVVKYLVDLKDGRGVVDDIDHLGNRRVKAVGELLENQYRIGLVRMERAIKERMSIQRPDSYMPNDLVNPKPVTSLIKEFFGRSQLSQFMDQTNPLSEITHKRRLSALGPGGLTRERAGFEVRDVHPTHYGRICPIETPEGPNIGLIASLASYARVNEYGFIETPYRRVKITDEGSMITDDVDFLTAIEEEKYIIAQANALVDSGGYLVNELIPVRRSGEIIMAYPNEVDYIDVAPMQLVSVATSLIPFLENDDANRALMGSNMQRQGVPLLKPDAPLIGTGVEKIVAKDSGVCVVARQSGIVSYVDGTKINIRRDMSAAGNIAEEIAPIDIYNLTKFERSNQNTCLNQRPLVKIGQKIKKGDIIADGTSTEFGELALGHNVLVAFMPWNGYNFEDSILISERILQEDSFTSVHIEEFEAICRETKSGKEEITSDIPNIGEDSLKNLDEDGIIRIGAEVKAQDILVGKVTPKGETVLTPEEKLLRAIFGEKAREVKDTSLRVPPGVEGVVVDVRIFSRKGIDKDLRTKEIENSEITKLLKEENDEEKALLENSLKKMRSVVLDKSVNAKIAISQGHKQIILNKGDKITEEIAVRLNRNDIFNLEFEEGYKNIYDKLKKIDDEAQDGVEFIKNAYEEKINRTQKGDELPPGVLKTIKVYVAMKRRLSVGDKMAGRHGNKGVVSRILPIQDMPFMKDGRIVDMVLNPLGVPSRMNVGQILETHLGWAAHNLGIQINELIENNFGAPAVREKLLAIFGDSPVAQIIKNLNDEEVIKVAKKYKKGVYMATPIFDGAKESDINKYLKLAGVDESGQVDLYDGRTGEKFDRKVTVGIMYMLKLHHLVDDKIHARSTGPYSLVTQQPLGGKAQFGGQRLGEMEVWAMEAYGAANTLQEFLTVKSDDAIGRTKMYEAIVRGDTSFKVGLPESFNVLIKELQSLCLNVELLKEADNAV; this is translated from the coding sequence ATGGCTAAAATAAAATCAGAAATATCAAACGATCGTGCAGGCGGTTTTGGAAACAGATCGTATAATTTAGAAAATTTAGATTCAATTATAATAAGAAAAGAATTTTCTAAAATTAAAAAAGTTATTGATATTCCGAATCTTTTAGATATACAAAGAAAATCATACGAAAGATTTCTGCAGAAAGATGTTTCTCAGGATAAAAGGCTTAATATCGGGCTTCAGGGTGTGTTTAACTCAGTTTTTCCGATTAAGGGGTTTAACAATAATTTTTCGTTAGAGTTTATAGGGTATACAATCGGCGAGCCTAAATATTCCATTGAAGAGTGCAAGCAAAAAGGTCTTACCTATAGCGCTCCATTGCGGATATTAGTTCATTTAATAACTTATGAAGAAGCAGAAAGCGGATCTGATGAAAATATTCCAAGAGATATAAAAGAGCAGGAAGTTTATTTCGGCGAAATTCCGCTGATGACGGAGAACAGTTCATTTGTAATCAACGGAATAGAAAGGGTTATAGTAAGCCAGCTGCAAAGATCTCCCGGTGTAATATATGATAAAGACAAAATAAGAAATGATGCTCAAGGAAAATCATATTACACTGCAAGGATAATTCCTTATAGAGGCTCATGGCTTGATTTTGAATTTGACCAAAAAGATATGGTTTTTGTCAGAATCGACAGAAAAAGAAAATTTCCTGTTTCTATTTTATTAAAAGCGCTTGGCTACAGTAAAGATGACATATTAAATAATTTTTATCAGGAAGAAATATACAAATTCGAAGACGGTAAATTTTTAAGAAAGATACCTAAGAATTTTTTAGGTTCAATTAAAATTATAGCAGATGTAAGAAATCCTAAAACTGGTGAAATTATAGCCAGAAAAAATAAAAGGGTTACAAAACTTATTATTAATAAGTTGGAGGAGGCGGGTGTTGAATTTCTTCCATGCGAGGAAGAAGGAATTGTAGGCAAATATCTTATTAAAGATGTTTTATTTGAAGGAGATATAATTGCAAAAGCATTACAGCCGATTACGCGCGATACTTTAGAATTATTTAAGAAATACGGAATAAGCGAATTTTCTGTATATTTTATCGATGACATTAATGTTTCATCATCTATATTAAATACAATATTAGCTGATAAATTAGAAACAAAAGAGGAAGCTTTTATTGATATATACAAAAGGATGCGTCCCGGCGATCCTGCGAGCTTATCGTCAGCACAATCATTTTTTGAAAATATGTTTTTTAATTCTGAGAGGTACGATCTTTCGGAAGTAGGCAGGCTAAAAATAAATAATAAGCTGAATATGAACAAAAGTTTAAACGACAGGATTTTATCACCGGATGATGTATTGAATGTTGTTAAATATTTAGTAGATTTAAAGGACGGCAGGGGTGTTGTCGATGATATTGACCATCTTGGCAATAGGCGGGTTAAAGCGGTTGGAGAATTGCTTGAGAACCAATACAGAATCGGATTAGTAAGAATGGAACGGGCAATAAAAGAAAGAATGAGCATACAGCGTCCTGATTCATATATGCCGAACGATTTAGTTAATCCAAAGCCCGTAACGTCTCTAATAAAAGAATTTTTTGGCAGAAGCCAATTGTCGCAGTTTATGGATCAGACTAATCCTTTATCGGAGATCACTCACAAAAGAAGATTATCAGCTTTAGGTCCTGGAGGACTAACTAGAGAAAGAGCCGGATTTGAAGTAAGAGATGTCCATCCGACGCATTACGGAAGAATATGTCCGATTGAAACTCCGGAAGGACCGAATATTGGGCTAATCGCCTCATTGGCATCTTATGCGAGGGTTAATGAATACGGGTTTATTGAAACACCGTACAGAAGGGTTAAGATAACCGATGAAGGTTCAATGATTACCGATGATGTTGACTTTCTGACGGCAATTGAAGAAGAAAAATATATAATTGCTCAGGCTAACGCATTAGTGGATAGCGGCGGTTATCTTGTAAATGAATTAATTCCCGTTAGAAGAAGCGGCGAAATAATTATGGCATATCCAAACGAAGTTGATTATATTGATGTTGCGCCAATGCAATTGGTCTCGGTGGCAACTTCATTAATACCGTTTCTTGAAAATGATGATGCAAATAGAGCATTAATGGGTTCTAATATGCAAAGACAGGGAGTGCCGTTATTGAAACCGGACGCACCTCTGATTGGAACCGGGGTTGAGAAAATAGTGGCTAAAGATTCAGGGGTTTGCGTTGTAGCGCGCCAAAGCGGCATCGTTAGTTATGTTGACGGAACAAAAATAAATATAAGGCGTGATATGTCGGCAGCGGGTAACATTGCCGAAGAAATAGCGCCGATAGATATTTACAATTTGACTAAATTTGAAAGATCTAATCAAAATACTTGTTTAAATCAAAGACCGTTGGTAAAAATAGGTCAGAAAATAAAAAAGGGCGATATAATTGCAGACGGCACGTCTACGGAATTTGGAGAATTAGCCCTTGGACATAACGTTCTGGTTGCTTTTATGCCATGGAACGGATATAACTTTGAAGATTCTATATTGATTAGCGAAAGAATATTGCAGGAAGATAGTTTTACTTCAGTTCATATTGAAGAATTTGAAGCTATATGCAGAGAAACTAAATCTGGAAAAGAAGAAATAACCTCTGATATACCCAATATTGGAGAAGATTCCTTAAAAAATTTGGATGAAGACGGCATTATAAGAATAGGAGCAGAGGTTAAGGCGCAGGATATTTTAGTAGGCAAGGTTACGCCTAAAGGCGAAACTGTTTTGACGCCGGAGGAGAAACTGTTACGCGCTATATTCGGCGAAAAGGCAAGAGAAGTTAAGGATACGTCTTTGCGTGTGCCGCCTGGTGTAGAGGGCGTAGTTGTCGATGTTAGAATATTTTCGAGAAAGGGTATAGATAAGGATTTAAGAACGAAAGAAATTGAGAATTCTGAAATTACTAAACTTTTAAAAGAAGAAAATGACGAAGAAAAAGCATTATTAGAAAATTCTCTGAAAAAAATGAGGTCTGTTGTTTTAGATAAAAGCGTTAATGCAAAAATTGCAATATCGCAGGGGCATAAGCAGATTATTTTAAATAAAGGAGATAAAATTACGGAAGAAATAGCCGTAAGGTTAAATAGAAATGATATTTTTAATTTAGAATTTGAAGAAGGATATAAAAATATATACGACAAATTAAAAAAAATAGACGATGAAGCTCAGGACGGTGTTGAATTTATAAAAAATGCGTATGAAGAAAAAATTAACAGAACACAGAAAGGGGACGAATTACCTCCCGGAGTTTTAAAAACTATTAAAGTATATGTTGCGATGAAAAGGAGGCTGTCCGTAGGCGATAAAATGGCCGGAAGACATGGCAATAAGGGTGTCGTTTCTAGAATATTGCCAATTCAGGACATGCCGTTTATGAAAGACGGCAGAATAGTCGATATGGTTCTGAATCCATTAGGTGTTCCTTCAAGAATGAATGTGGGGCAGATTCTTGAAACGCATCTTGGATGGGCTGCGCATAATCTTGGTATTCAGATTAACGAATTAATAGAAAATAATTTTGGAGCTCCTGCTGTAAGGGAAAAACTGCTTGCTATTTTTGGCGACTCACCGGTTGCTCAAATAATAAAAAATTTGAATGATGAGGAAGTTATAAAAGTTGCTAAAAAGTATAAAAAGGGTGTTTACATGGCTACTCCTATTTTTGATGGAGCAAAAGAATCGGATATCAATAAATATTTAAAACTTGCCGGCGTTGATGAAAGCGGTCAAGTTGATTTATACGACGGAAGAACCGGAGAAAAATTTGATAGAAAGGTTACCGTTGGAATTATGTATATGCTTAAATTACATCATTTAGTTGACGATAAGATACATGCTAGGTCAACCGGACCATATTCATTGGTAACACAGCAGCCTCTTGGCGGCAAAGCTCAATTTGGCGGTCAAAGACTTGGGGAAATGGAAGTGTGGGCAATGGAGGCTTATGGCGCTGCAAATACTCTTCAGGAGTTTTTGACGGTTAAATCAGACGATGCGATCGGCAGAACCAAAATGTATGAGGCTATTGTTAGAGGCGATACATCATTTAAGGTTGGTTTGCCCGAATCATTTAACGTTCTTATAAAAGAACTCCAGAGTTTATGCCTTAACGTGGAATTATTAAAGGAGGCCGATAATGCTGTTTGA
- a CDS encoding 50S ribosomal protein L10, with protein sequence MKKEKKNEEINLIKEAVVNSKGIFISHYVGLSVEKFDALRSEINANDGVLKVSKNTLMNIAFKDTYAGALKDYLKGPNFLILTNNNAQGCAKALSKFAKENPDSIKIRAGFYESFLDQNKIQVLATLPSKEVLIGKLMFAIKSPQVRLVFALKYPQIKLLQVLSALKLKKSQA encoded by the coding sequence GTGAAAAAAGAAAAAAAGAATGAAGAAATAAATTTGATTAAAGAAGCGGTAGTCAATTCTAAAGGTATTTTTATAAGCCATTATGTCGGTCTTAGCGTTGAAAAATTTGATGCATTAAGAAGTGAAATTAATGCTAATGACGGCGTTCTTAAGGTTTCTAAAAATACGTTAATGAATATTGCATTTAAAGATACATATGCCGGAGCTTTAAAAGATTATTTGAAAGGACCTAATTTTTTAATTTTAACAAATAATAACGCACAAGGCTGTGCAAAGGCCCTATCTAAGTTTGCGAAAGAAAATCCGGATAGTATAAAAATCAGAGCAGGTTTTTATGAATCTTTTTTAGATCAGAACAAAATTCAAGTACTGGCAACATTACCATCTAAAGAAGTTTTAATCGGCAAATTAATGTTTGCAATCAAATCACCTCAAGTACGTCTTGTATTTGCTCTTAAATATCCGCAGATTAAACTTCTGCAAGTGCTATCGGCTCTTAAACTTAAAAAATCGCAAGCTTAA
- a CDS encoding 50S ribosomal protein L7/L12 — MAITKEDVLNYIENVSVIELNDLISAIEEKFGVQAQMAMAGPQTAAAGPAGAQAVEEKTEFDVILDNAGANKIQVIKVVRELTSLGLKEAKDLVDGAPKAVKTGVNKEEADKIKAKLEEVGAKVEVK, encoded by the coding sequence ATGGCTATAACTAAAGAAGATGTGTTAAATTATATTGAAAATGTATCGGTAATCGAATTAAATGATCTAATAAGTGCAATAGAAGAAAAATTTGGCGTTCAGGCTCAAATGGCTATGGCAGGACCTCAGACAGCAGCTGCCGGACCTGCAGGAGCACAAGCCGTCGAGGAAAAAACAGAATTTGATGTTATTCTTGACAATGCAGGAGCAAATAAAATTCAGGTAATTAAAGTAGTAAGAGAATTAACCAGCCTTGGATTAAAAGAAGCGAAGGACCTTGTCGACGGTGCGCCGAAAGCAGTTAAAACCGGTGTAAATAAAGAGGAAGCAGACAAAATTAAAGCTAAATTAGAAGAAGTTGGCGCAAAAGTAGAAGTAAAATAA